The proteins below come from a single Thermodesulfobacteriota bacterium genomic window:
- a CDS encoding nucleoside monophosphate kinase, with translation MRLILLGAPGAGKGTVAKMLTAIDSSVQISTGDILRGAVQAGTELGQQADAFMKRGDLVPDALIMGIMEKRLQEPDCQQGFLLDGFPRTIPQAEALKELLARLGIRLDLVVNIDVPRETILD, from the coding sequence ATGCGACTCATTCTGCTGGGGGCTCCCGGCGCGGGCAAAGGCACGGTGGCCAAGATGCTCACCGCCATCGACAGCTCGGTCCAGATCTCCACCGGGGACATCCTGCGGGGGGCGGTGCAGGCCGGCACCGAGCTGGGCCAGCAGGCGGACGCTTTCATGAAGCGGGGCGATCTGGTTCCTGATGCCCTCATCATGGGCATTATGGAAAAACGCCTCCAGGAGCCCGACTGCCAGCAGGGCTTTCTTCTGGACGGCTTTCCCCGCACCATTCCCCAGGCCGAGGCCTTGAAGGAGCTGTTGGCCCGCCTGGGCATCCGTCTCGATCTGGTGGTCAACATCGACGTGCCCCGGGAGACGATCCTCGACC